In Camelus dromedarius isolate mCamDro1 chromosome 28, mCamDro1.pat, whole genome shotgun sequence, a genomic segment contains:
- the LOC135319531 gene encoding serpin B4-like isoform X4 — protein MDNVKKLYLASVESADFANAAEETRQMINSWVERQTNGKIKDLFPRNSLDSSTVLVLVNAIYFKGQWHRKFKEEYTVEEEFWLSKDTSKSVQMMKETNDFNFASLEDMQFKILEIPYKGEELSMMLLLPNEVDGLQKLEDKLTAEKLLEWTSSQNMRTSQVDLHLPRFKVEESYDLNGMLVALGVVDAFSLRDADFSGMTRKHRLAVSKAVHKSFVEVNEEGTEAAAATGITVALTSASIPHFERFHCDHPFLFFIRHNKTNSILFLGRVSSP, from the exons ATGGATAATGTGAAGAAGTTGTACCTAGCCAGTGTGGAATCTGCTGATTTTGCAAATGCTGCAGAAGAAACTCGACAGATGATTAATTCCTGGGTGGAAAGGCAAACTAATG gaAAAATCAAGGATCTGTTTCCCAGAAATTCTCTTGACAGCTCCACCGTTCTGGTGCTGGTGAACGCGATCTATTTCAAAGGGCAGTGGCACCGGAAATTTAAGGAAGAATACACTGTCGAGGAAGAATTTTGGCTGAGCAAG GATACAAGCAAATCTGTGCAGATGATGAAAGAAACCAACGACTTCAATTTCGCCTCCCTGGAGGACATGCAATTCAAGATCCTGGAAATACCATACAAAGGCGAGGAGCTAAGCatgatgctgctgctgcccaATGAAGTAGATGGTCTGCAGAAG TTGGAAGATAAACTCACTGCTGAGAAATTATTAGAGTGGACGAGCTCACAGAATATGAGGACGAGTCAAGTGGATTTACACTTACCTCGGTTCAAAGTGGAAGAGAGCTATGACCTCAACGGCATGCTGGTAGCCCTGGGGGTGGTGGACGCCTTCAGTTTACGGGATGCTGACTTCTCAGGCATGACCAGGAAACACAGGCTGGCGGTGTCTAAAGCCGTACACAAGTCCTTTGTGGAGGTGAATGAGGAGGGCACGGAGGCCGCAGCGGCCACAGGCATCACTGTGGCTTTAACATCAGCATCAATACCACATTTTGAACGTTTCCATTGTGATCACCCTTTCCTGTTCTTCATCAGACACAACAAGACCAACAGCATCCTCTTCTTGGGCAGAGTCTCTTCCCCTTAG
- the LOC135319531 gene encoding serpin B4-like isoform X1: MDSLSGPISHFAVDLYQQIRQRSRRDNIFYSPLSIMSAFGMLYLGSRGNTAAQLQKALHFKEVAENPTAGATADPAENPENHHFQKLLTELNKPTNSYELKVANRLYGRKEFPFLQEYMDNVKKLYLASVESADFANAAEETRQMINSWVERQTNGKIKDLFPRNSLDSSTVLVLVNAIYFKGQWHRKFKEEYTVEEEFWLSKDTSKSVQMMKETNDFNFASLEDMQFKILEIPYKGEELSMMLLLPNEVDGLQKLEDKLTAEKLLEWTSSQNMRTSQVDLHLPRFKVEESYDLNGMLVALGVVDAFSLRDADFSGMTRKHRLAVSKAVHKSFVEVNEEGTEAAAATGITVALTSASIPHFERFHCDHPFLFFIRHNKTNSILFLGRVSSP, translated from the exons ATGGATTCACTCAGTGGACCAATCAGCCACTTCGCAGTCGATCTGTACCAACAGATCAGACAGAGATCAAGACGGGATAATATCTTCTATTCCCCCCTCAGCATCATGTCAGCCTTTGGCATGCTTTACTTGGGGTCCCGAGGAAACACTGCTGCACAACTTCAGAAG GCCCTTCACTTTAAGGAAGTCGCAGAGAACCCAACAGCAGGAGCCACAGCGGATCCC GCTGAAAATCCAGAAAATCATCACTTTCAAAAGCTTCTGACTGAATTAAACAAACCCACCAACTCCTATGAGTTGAAAGTCGCCAACAGACTCTATGGCAGAAAGGAGTTTCCCTTTCTTCAG GAATACATGGATAATGTGAAGAAGTTGTACCTAGCCAGTGTGGAATCTGCTGATTTTGCAAATGCTGCAGAAGAAACTCGACAGATGATTAATTCCTGGGTGGAAAGGCAAACTAATG gaAAAATCAAGGATCTGTTTCCCAGAAATTCTCTTGACAGCTCCACCGTTCTGGTGCTGGTGAACGCGATCTATTTCAAAGGGCAGTGGCACCGGAAATTTAAGGAAGAATACACTGTCGAGGAAGAATTTTGGCTGAGCAAG GATACAAGCAAATCTGTGCAGATGATGAAAGAAACCAACGACTTCAATTTCGCCTCCCTGGAGGACATGCAATTCAAGATCCTGGAAATACCATACAAAGGCGAGGAGCTAAGCatgatgctgctgctgcccaATGAAGTAGATGGTCTGCAGAAG TTGGAAGATAAACTCACTGCTGAGAAATTATTAGAGTGGACGAGCTCACAGAATATGAGGACGAGTCAAGTGGATTTACACTTACCTCGGTTCAAAGTGGAAGAGAGCTATGACCTCAACGGCATGCTGGTAGCCCTGGGGGTGGTGGACGCCTTCAGTTTACGGGATGCTGACTTCTCAGGCATGACCAGGAAACACAGGCTGGCGGTGTCTAAAGCCGTACACAAGTCCTTTGTGGAGGTGAATGAGGAGGGCACGGAGGCCGCAGCGGCCACAGGCATCACTGTGGCTTTAACATCAGCATCAATACCACATTTTGAACGTTTCCATTGTGATCACCCTTTCCTGTTCTTCATCAGACACAACAAGACCAACAGCATCCTCTTCTTGGGCAGAGTCTCTTCCCCTTAG